A genomic window from Acinetobacter chinensis includes:
- a CDS encoding ribonucleoside-diphosphate reductase subunit alpha, whose product MSVITSTPGQLQVIKRTGDVAAFDAEKIAVAIGKAFLAVEGQQSADSSRIHDRISQLTEMVLNTFNRRLPSGGTIHIEEVQDQVELALMRTGEQKVARAYVIYREQRATARQQTGANHHPTLQITATDGQLKPLDLGALEASIVKAAEGLEGIDVQAIIDETVKNLYNGVKESDISTTMMMATRTRIEQEPNYTYVTARLLRNDLVATGLEFLGLAADTNEGDALETFLQKGIELDLISPDLLNFDLAKLAAAIKPERSNQFTYLGLQTLFDRYFIHSDGVRFELPQLFFMRVSMGLSLNEKDKEASAIEFYDLLSSFDYMASTPTLFNSGTLRPQLSSCYLTTIDDDLFDIYGAMRDNAMLSKWAGGLGNDWTPVRALNSYIKGTNGKSQGVVPFLKVANDTAVAVNQGGKRKGAVCAYLETWHLDIEEFLELRKNTGDDRRRTHDMNTANWVPDLFMQRVFEDGEWTLFTPSETPDLHDLTGTEFAERYAYYEGIAKETNMLHKKIRAKDLWRKMLSMLFETGHPWITFKDVCNLRSPQQHVGVVHSSNLCTEITLNTNKDEIAVCNLGSINLVQHVQGGVLDREKLARTVKTAVRMLDNVIDINYYAVPQARTSNLKHRPVGMGIMGFQDALYEMNLAYGSDAAVEFADESMEVISYYAISTSSDLAVERGAYETFKGSLWDQGILPIDSLDIVAKSRPDRMFEVDRTQRLDWDTLRAKVQKDGMRNSNVMAIAPTATISNICGVSQSIEPTFQNLYVKSNLSGEFTVINPYLVRALKDRGLWDSVMVNDLKHFEGSVQKIARIPEELKAIFATAFEVEPRWIVDAASRRQKWIDQAQSLNLYISGANGKKLDMTYKMAWLRGLKTTYYLRALGATSAEKSTINTGALNAVKPATVAAPVAAVAQEVKPEVPAEEDGFGQAAPVPQACSIDNPDCEACQ is encoded by the coding sequence ATGAGCGTAATCACATCAACCCCAGGACAACTTCAGGTGATCAAACGCACCGGTGATGTTGCCGCTTTTGATGCAGAAAAAATTGCTGTTGCAATTGGTAAAGCTTTTCTGGCGGTGGAAGGTCAGCAAAGTGCTGATTCCAGCCGTATTCATGACCGCATTTCACAACTTACTGAAATGGTTCTGAATACCTTTAACCGTCGCCTGCCATCTGGCGGAACCATTCATATTGAAGAAGTTCAGGATCAGGTTGAGCTTGCCCTGATGCGTACCGGCGAACAGAAAGTTGCCCGTGCTTATGTGATTTACCGTGAACAGCGTGCAACTGCCCGTCAGCAGACAGGTGCAAACCATCACCCTACATTGCAGATCACAGCTACAGACGGTCAGCTTAAGCCACTTGATCTGGGTGCTTTAGAAGCAAGTATTGTAAAAGCAGCTGAAGGTCTTGAAGGTATTGACGTTCAGGCGATCATTGATGAAACAGTTAAAAATTTATATAACGGTGTAAAAGAGTCAGACATCTCTACAACGATGATGATGGCGACCCGTACCCGTATCGAGCAGGAACCGAACTATACGTATGTAACTGCGCGTTTACTGCGTAATGACCTTGTTGCGACCGGTTTAGAATTTTTAGGTTTAGCTGCAGACACCAATGAAGGTGATGCACTTGAAACTTTCCTGCAGAAAGGGATCGAGCTTGATCTGATTTCACCAGACCTGCTTAACTTTGACCTTGCAAAACTGGCTGCTGCGATCAAACCGGAACGCTCTAACCAGTTTACCTATTTAGGTCTACAGACATTATTTGACCGTTACTTCATCCACTCTGATGGCGTACGCTTCGAATTACCTCAATTGTTCTTCATGCGTGTTTCAATGGGTCTTTCACTCAATGAAAAAGACAAAGAAGCAAGTGCAATCGAGTTTTATGACCTGCTGTCCAGCTTCGACTACATGGCATCTACGCCTACCCTGTTTAACTCAGGTACGCTTCGTCCTCAGTTATCAAGCTGTTATCTGACGACCATTGATGATGACCTGTTCGATATTTATGGCGCAATGCGTGATAACGCGATGCTGTCTAAATGGGCAGGCGGTTTAGGGAATGACTGGACACCTGTTCGTGCACTGAACTCTTATATCAAAGGTACAAACGGTAAATCTCAGGGTGTTGTGCCTTTCCTTAAAGTTGCCAACGATACTGCTGTTGCAGTTAACCAGGGTGGTAAACGTAAAGGTGCAGTTTGTGCATACCTTGAAACCTGGCATCTGGATATTGAAGAATTCCTGGAACTGCGTAAAAACACAGGTGATGACCGTCGTCGTACGCATGACATGAACACAGCCAACTGGGTTCCTGATCTGTTTATGCAGCGTGTATTTGAAGATGGTGAATGGACACTGTTCACACCTTCTGAAACACCTGATCTGCATGATCTTACAGGTACAGAATTTGCTGAACGCTATGCTTACTACGAAGGCATTGCGAAAGAAACCAACATGCTTCATAAGAAAATCCGTGCGAAAGACTTATGGCGCAAAATGCTTTCCATGCTGTTCGAAACAGGTCACCCATGGATCACATTCAAAGATGTATGTAACTTACGTTCACCACAGCAACACGTTGGCGTAGTTCACTCATCCAACTTATGTACAGAAATCACTTTAAATACCAATAAAGATGAAATTGCAGTCTGTAACTTAGGTTCGATCAACCTTGTACAACACGTTCAGGGTGGTGTTTTAGACCGTGAAAAACTGGCTCGTACTGTTAAAACAGCAGTTCGTATGCTCGACAACGTGATCGACATCAACTACTACGCTGTTCCTCAGGCTCGTACATCTAACCTGAAGCACCGTCCTGTTGGTATGGGTATCATGGGCTTCCAGGATGCTTTATATGAAATGAATCTTGCCTATGGTTCAGATGCAGCTGTAGAGTTTGCTGATGAATCTATGGAAGTGATCAGCTACTACGCAATTTCAACATCAAGTGACCTTGCTGTTGAACGTGGTGCTTACGAAACATTTAAAGGTTCATTGTGGGATCAGGGCATTCTGCCAATCGACTCTTTAGACATCGTGGCTAAATCACGCCCAGACCGCATGTTTGAAGTAGACCGCACTCAACGTTTAGACTGGGACACTTTACGTGCCAAAGTTCAAAAAGACGGTATGCGTAACTCAAACGTGATGGCAATTGCTCCGACAGCAACCATTTCAAACATCTGTGGTGTGTCTCAGTCAATTGAGCCGACATTCCAGAACCTGTACGTAAAATCCAACCTGTCTGGTGAATTTACAGTCATCAACCCTTACCTGGTTCGTGCGTTGAAAGACCGTGGTCTCTGGGACTCTGTAATGGTCAATGACCTGAAACACTTTGAAGGTTCTGTACAGAAAATTGCACGTATTCCTGAAGAGCTTAAAGCCATCTTTGCGACTGCGTTCGAAGTTGAACCACGCTGGATTGTGGATGCTGCATCACGTCGTCAGAAATGGATTGATCAGGCTCAGTCTCTTAACCTTTATATCTCTGGTGCAAACGGTAAGAAACTTGACATGACCTACAAAATGGCATGGTTACGTGGTCTGAAAACGACTTATTACCTCCGAGCTTTAGGTGCTACTTCTGCTGAAAAATCCACCATCAACACCGGTGCATTGAACGCAGTTAAACCAGCTACCGTTGCGGCTCCAGTTGCAGCTGTGGCTCAGGAAGTAAAACCTGAAGTTCCTGCTGAAGAAGATGGTTTTGGTCAGGCGGCTCCAGTGCCACAGGCATGTTCAATCGACAATCCTGATTGCGAAGCTTGTCAGTAA
- a CDS encoding 1-acyl-sn-glycerol-3-phosphate acyltransferase has translation MSENFPVLPDQVPSRGTAFSHELFKNIFLVQGWKFDGEFPNLPKAVAIISPHTSNIDGWFGFTALLGLGLKITIFGKHTLFETPLKSVLEWVGVIPVNRDAPQGLTQQIIEFIHSQDKIWIGMAPEGTRKQAETIKSGFYHIAHGAQIPIVMFCFDYEHKLIRCLGVFQTTGNYEQDLESIYSNYIGKFSPKNPGWLAKPLQKLWKKD, from the coding sequence ATGTCTGAAAATTTTCCAGTATTGCCCGATCAGGTACCCTCCCGTGGCACAGCGTTCAGTCACGAACTTTTTAAAAATATTTTTCTCGTTCAGGGATGGAAATTTGATGGTGAATTTCCCAATCTTCCGAAAGCCGTCGCCATTATTTCCCCTCATACCTCCAATATTGATGGATGGTTCGGATTCACAGCACTGCTGGGACTGGGGCTGAAAATCACCATTTTTGGAAAACATACGCTTTTTGAAACGCCCCTGAAGTCTGTTCTTGAATGGGTCGGTGTGATTCCTGTCAACCGTGATGCACCGCAGGGGCTGACACAGCAGATTATTGAGTTCATCCACAGTCAGGATAAAATCTGGATTGGTATGGCACCAGAAGGTACACGTAAGCAGGCTGAAACCATCAAAAGTGGTTTTTACCATATCGCTCACGGCGCCCAGATTCCCATTGTGATGTTCTGCTTTGACTATGAACATAAACTGATCCGCTGTCTGGGCGTGTTTCAAACCACTGGCAATTATGAACAGGATCTGGAAAGTATTTACAGCAACTACATTGGAAAATTTTCCCCTAAAAACCCAGGCTGGTTAGCAAAACCCTTACAAAAGCTGTGGAAAAAAGACTAG
- a CDS encoding NfeD family protein codes for MELVLEPWHWFVLGVLLILSELALPAFAALWFGIAAICVGIISWIFPFIGLTAQLVIWIILSVLCTFLWFKFIKPLSIDKTKAGLSREATIGQVGMVIQTSLEHDLIKVRFPVPVLGSDEWNCRTQATVQVGDRVRVVDILGNDLVVLPHQSSTSAL; via the coding sequence ATGGAATTAGTTTTAGAACCCTGGCACTGGTTTGTATTAGGTGTCCTTCTGATTCTTTCAGAACTGGCGCTGCCCGCTTTTGCAGCCCTGTGGTTTGGTATTGCCGCAATCTGTGTCGGCATTATTTCATGGATATTTCCATTTATTGGGCTGACTGCTCAACTCGTGATCTGGATTATCCTTTCTGTACTGTGTACTTTTTTATGGTTTAAATTTATTAAACCACTTTCGATTGATAAAACAAAAGCTGGGCTGTCCCGTGAAGCCACAATCGGTCAGGTCGGTATGGTCATTCAGACCAGTCTTGAGCATGACCTGATCAAGGTTCGCTTTCCTGTACCTGTTCTGGGTTCAGATGAGTGGAACTGCCGTACTCAGGCAACAGTGCAGGTCGGTGACCGTGTCCGTGTGGTCGATATTCTGGGTAATGACCTCGTTGTATTACCCCATCAGTCCAGTACATCAGCCCTTTAA
- the putP gene encoding sodium/proline symporter PutP, whose protein sequence is MSSLNPTLITFLFYIVAMIVIGLIAYRATSNFSDYILGGRRLGSFVTALSAGASDMSGWLLMGLPGAIYLSGLSEMWIAIGLIIGAWLNWLLVAGRLRVHTEVQHNALTLPDYFSNRFNDQKKILRIVSAFIILIFFAIYCASGMVAGARLFESMFGYSYSTALWISAIATISYVFIGGFLAVSWTDTIQASLMIFALILTPVVTVLSFSDLQQLNLALEAARPEAMDIFGNLSFIAIISLLAWGLGYFGQPHILVRFMAADSVKSIPNARRIGMAWMTFCLGGAVAAGFFGIAYFQQHPELAGAVTANPETVFMELTKVLFNPWIAGIVLAAILAAVMSTLSCQLLVCSSTLTEDFYKSFLRKNASQKELVWIGRLMVLLIALLAIWMAGNPESKVLGLVAYAWAGFGAAFGPLIILSLFWKRMTLNGALAGMITGAVIVIAWKNLFGYTGIYEIIPGFIGSLIAIIVVSLSGKAPGKDVTERFEEADRLYKAK, encoded by the coding sequence ATGAGCTCCCTCAATCCCACATTAATTACTTTTCTGTTTTATATTGTCGCCATGATTGTCATAGGGCTGATTGCCTATCGCGCAACCAGCAACTTTTCTGACTATATTCTGGGTGGACGACGCCTCGGAAGCTTTGTGACTGCGTTATCAGCAGGTGCTTCTGATATGAGTGGATGGTTGTTGATGGGATTGCCTGGTGCAATTTATCTATCAGGTCTTTCTGAAATGTGGATTGCCATTGGTCTGATCATTGGTGCATGGCTGAACTGGCTGCTGGTTGCCGGTCGTCTGCGTGTGCATACCGAAGTACAGCACAATGCCTTGACCCTGCCCGATTATTTCTCTAACCGTTTCAATGATCAGAAGAAAATTTTACGTATTGTTTCGGCTTTTATTATTCTGATTTTCTTTGCAATTTACTGTGCCTCTGGCATGGTTGCCGGAGCACGTCTGTTTGAAAGCATGTTTGGTTATTCATACAGTACCGCTTTATGGATCAGTGCTATAGCAACCATCAGCTATGTCTTTATTGGTGGGTTCCTGGCAGTCAGCTGGACTGATACCATTCAGGCCAGTCTGATGATTTTTGCCCTGATTCTGACTCCTGTGGTGACTGTCCTGAGTTTTTCTGACCTGCAGCAGCTGAATCTTGCCCTGGAAGCAGCACGGCCTGAAGCCATGGATATTTTTGGCAATCTCAGTTTTATTGCCATTATTTCCCTGCTTGCCTGGGGACTGGGGTACTTCGGTCAGCCTCATATTCTTGTCCGTTTTATGGCAGCAGATTCTGTCAAATCCATTCCCAATGCACGCCGTATCGGCATGGCATGGATGACCTTCTGTCTGGGTGGTGCTGTTGCCGCAGGTTTCTTTGGTATCGCCTATTTTCAGCAGCATCCTGAGCTTGCAGGAGCGGTCACTGCAAACCCTGAAACCGTCTTTATGGAACTGACCAAAGTTCTGTTCAATCCATGGATTGCAGGTATTGTGCTGGCAGCGATCCTGGCAGCCGTAATGAGTACGTTGAGCTGTCAGTTACTGGTCTGCTCCAGTACCTTGACTGAAGATTTCTATAAATCATTTTTACGGAAAAATGCCTCACAGAAAGAACTGGTGTGGATTGGACGTCTAATGGTTCTGCTGATTGCATTACTTGCCATCTGGATGGCTGGCAACCCAGAGTCGAAAGTCCTCGGACTGGTGGCTTATGCATGGGCAGGTTTCGGTGCAGCATTTGGTCCACTCATCATTCTGTCTCTGTTCTGGAAACGTATGACTTTAAATGGTGCGCTGGCAGGTATGATCACGGGTGCTGTGATTGTGATTGCATGGAAGAATCTGTTTGGATACACTGGTATTTATGAAATTATTCCAGGATTCATTGGTTCTTTAATTGCAATTATTGTGGTCAGCCTTTCAGGCAAAGCACCAGGCAAAGATGTGACTGAACGTTTTGAAGAAGCAGACCGCTTATATAAAGCAAAATAA
- the bfmS gene encoding sensor histidine kinase BfmS, which yields MFKHSIFLRIYAGLVVLVVLVAAFGYLLVQIINYQRAQEYRESLTDGIAFIISEGIARQPNQQQKMDWISDAADLLELPIYYVTADKVDLSRTELKRISERKAAVRYDAQNSNAYIIVGLKNDPTHYLYVKADKMTERQMKALPIFILDYLAYYPGQEKEYLEKISTHFSYPVEIQKVQDLPLDSEQIGRLRLDHSIILYRDSATVRGTTISIVSPIPGAASDVLVMGPVPLFNWMPFQLAAGITLLSMFVLSLGVYGLILPMQRKIREVNFALNRMKSGDLGLRLPVDGTDEMGSLASSYNSMSDHIQRLIEAQRELMRAVSHELRTPVARIRFGMEMLAEEDDYDYRIQQVEMIDKDIEALNNLIDEIMTYAKLEQGTPSLDFEKIVLVDLLEQVATETEALKTQKKIELKPLSGSVEVDAEYRYLHRVVQNLVGNAVRYCDEKIRISGGINAEGMAFVCVEDDGAGIAEEDRQKVFEAFARLDDSRTRASGGYGLGLSIVSRIAYWFGGTIEVDRSEELGGARFIMSWPAKRFVKKKKV from the coding sequence GTGTTTAAACACAGTATATTTCTGCGCATCTATGCAGGGTTGGTGGTTCTGGTTGTACTTGTTGCAGCCTTTGGATATTTACTTGTCCAGATCATCAACTATCAGCGTGCGCAGGAATATCGTGAATCACTGACTGATGGAATTGCGTTCATTATCAGTGAAGGCATTGCCAGACAGCCAAATCAGCAGCAGAAGATGGACTGGATTTCGGATGCTGCAGATTTACTTGAGCTGCCTATATATTATGTCACAGCGGATAAGGTTGATTTGTCGCGGACTGAGCTGAAAAGGATCAGTGAGCGAAAGGCAGCAGTCCGTTATGATGCGCAGAACAGCAATGCTTATATCATTGTCGGGCTGAAAAATGATCCGACGCATTATCTGTATGTCAAAGCAGATAAAATGACTGAACGTCAGATGAAGGCATTGCCTATTTTTATTCTGGATTATCTTGCTTATTACCCTGGGCAGGAAAAAGAATATCTCGAAAAAATCAGCACTCACTTTTCCTATCCTGTTGAAATTCAGAAAGTTCAGGATCTGCCACTGGATTCTGAACAGATTGGTCGTCTAAGACTCGATCACAGCATTATTCTGTACAGAGACAGCGCGACCGTCCGCGGTACAACCATTTCCATTGTTTCACCGATTCCGGGTGCAGCTTCAGATGTCCTGGTGATGGGACCTGTTCCATTATTTAACTGGATGCCTTTTCAGCTGGCAGCGGGTATTACACTGCTGAGTATGTTTGTTCTGAGCTTAGGGGTCTATGGTCTGATTTTACCGATGCAGCGTAAGATCAGAGAGGTGAATTTTGCCTTGAACCGTATGAAATCAGGTGATCTTGGTTTGCGCTTACCTGTCGATGGGACTGATGAAATGGGCAGTCTGGCATCCAGCTATAACAGCATGTCCGACCATATTCAGCGGCTTATTGAAGCACAGCGTGAGCTGATGCGTGCGGTTTCGCATGAACTGCGGACACCCGTTGCACGTATCCGTTTTGGTATGGAAATGCTGGCTGAAGAAGATGATTATGACTATCGGATTCAGCAGGTCGAGATGATTGATAAAGATATTGAAGCGCTGAACAATCTGATTGATGAGATTATGACCTATGCCAAGCTGGAGCAGGGTACACCATCACTGGATTTTGAAAAAATCGTACTGGTGGATCTGCTTGAACAGGTGGCGACTGAAACCGAAGCACTGAAAACACAGAAAAAGATCGAGCTGAAACCTTTGTCTGGCAGTGTTGAAGTCGATGCTGAATACCGTTATCTGCACCGTGTGGTTCAGAACCTGGTGGGAAATGCAGTCCGCTACTGTGACGAAAAAATTCGGATCAGTGGGGGTATCAATGCAGAAGGCATGGCTTTTGTCTGCGTGGAAGATGATGGTGCGGGTATTGCTGAAGAAGACAGACAGAAGGTTTTTGAAGCATTTGCCCGACTGGATGACAGCCGGACTCGTGCTTCAGGTGGTTATGGACTGGGACTTTCCATTGTCAGTCGAATTGCTTACTGGTTTGGTGGAACGATTGAAGTTGACCGCAGTGAAGAACTGGGGGGCGCACGTTTTATTATGAGCTGGCCTGCAAAAAGATTTGTAAAAAAGAAGAAAGTTTAA
- a CDS encoding preprotein translocase subunit YajC has protein sequence MFHLSHNYELGVIALILAFLIFYVPAVYAFFAIRKQHKRNQNK, from the coding sequence ATGTTCCATTTAAGTCATAACTATGAGTTAGGCGTAATCGCACTGATCTTAGCCTTTTTAATTTTTTACGTACCTGCGGTCTATGCATTCTTTGCAATCCGTAAGCAACACAAGCGTAATCAAAATAAGTAG
- a CDS encoding patatin-like phospholipase family protein — translation MKVAHCSIIALMAFSLASCDKTTKTPVNTTPLQAREPVIAIALGGGGAKGFAHIGVLKVLESHGIKPRIVTGTSAGSFVGSIYASGKTPFQMQQIAQQLKESDLRDLTLNSQGIVQGQKLQNYVNRQIGNKPIQQFPIRFAAVATRLDNGSKAEFIKGNAGQAVRASCSIPNVFVPAVIGGVKYVDGGLVSPIPVKTARDMGADIVIAVDISARPEGSKAVNMWGLLDQTINIMGQQSINEELRQATVVIQPKVGHLGTLDLKASNESILEGEKAAQLKIRSIEKVISDFKKSPAAFKPAPKPKF, via the coding sequence ATGAAAGTTGCTCACTGTTCCATCATTGCCTTAATGGCTTTCAGCCTTGCCAGCTGCGACAAAACAACAAAAACACCCGTCAACACCACTCCTTTACAGGCTCGTGAACCTGTCATTGCAATCGCCCTGGGTGGCGGTGGCGCAAAAGGTTTTGCCCATATTGGCGTTCTGAAAGTTTTAGAATCTCACGGCATCAAACCACGTATCGTCACTGGAACCAGTGCAGGCAGTTTTGTCGGCAGCATTTATGCCAGCGGCAAAACACCTTTTCAGATGCAGCAGATTGCTCAACAGCTGAAAGAGTCCGATTTACGTGACCTGACCTTGAACAGTCAGGGTATTGTTCAGGGACAGAAACTGCAGAATTACGTCAACAGACAGATCGGCAATAAACCGATTCAGCAGTTCCCTATCCGCTTTGCCGCGGTTGCGACACGACTGGACAATGGCTCAAAAGCCGAATTCATTAAAGGCAATGCAGGACAGGCTGTCCGTGCATCATGCAGTATTCCAAATGTGTTTGTTCCGGCTGTGATTGGCGGTGTCAAATATGTAGATGGCGGTCTGGTCAGCCCGATTCCTGTGAAAACAGCCAGAGATATGGGTGCTGATATTGTGATTGCAGTGGATATCTCCGCACGTCCAGAAGGCAGCAAAGCAGTGAATATGTGGGGTCTGCTCGATCAGACCATTAACATTATGGGACAGCAGAGCATCAATGAAGAACTGCGTCAGGCAACCGTGGTGATTCAGCCTAAAGTAGGTCACCTGGGCACACTGGATCTCAAAGCCAGTAATGAATCCATCCTTGAAGGAGAAAAAGCGGCTCAGCTGAAAATCCGTTCAATTGAAAAGGTCATCAGTGACTTCAAAAAATCTCCTGCTGCCTTTAAACCAGCACCGAAACCGAAATTCTGA
- the bfmR gene encoding response regulator transcription factor BfmR translates to MSQEEKLPKILIVEDDERLARLTQEYLIRNGLEVGVEPDGNRAIRRIIAEQPDMVVLDVMLPGADGLTICREVRPHYHQPILMLTARTEDMDQVLGLEMGADDYVAKPVQPRVLLARIRALLRRTDKAPEDEVAQRIEFDDLVIDNGGRSVTLNGELVDFTSAEYDLLWLLASNAGRILSREDIFERLRGIEYDGQDRSIDVRISRIRPKIGDDPENPKRIKTVRSKGYLFVKETNGM, encoded by the coding sequence ATGAGCCAGGAAGAAAAATTACCTAAAATTTTAATTGTTGAAGATGATGAGCGTCTTGCCCGTCTGACTCAGGAATATCTGATCCGCAACGGACTTGAAGTTGGGGTTGAACCGGATGGTAACCGTGCGATCCGCCGTATCATTGCAGAACAGCCGGATATGGTTGTACTGGATGTGATGTTACCTGGTGCTGATGGTCTGACCATCTGCCGCGAAGTACGTCCACATTATCATCAGCCGATTCTGATGCTGACTGCACGTACTGAAGATATGGATCAGGTGCTGGGACTGGAAATGGGAGCGGATGACTATGTCGCTAAACCGGTTCAGCCTCGTGTACTGCTTGCCCGTATCCGCGCACTGTTACGCCGTACAGATAAAGCACCTGAAGATGAAGTGGCGCAGCGTATCGAGTTTGATGACCTGGTGATTGATAATGGTGGTCGTTCGGTAACACTGAATGGAGAACTGGTGGATTTCACCAGCGCAGAATATGACCTGTTGTGGTTACTGGCTTCAAATGCCGGACGTATTTTATCCCGTGAAGATATCTTTGAGCGTCTGCGTGGTATTGAATACGATGGTCAGGACCGTTCAATTGATGTACGTATTTCCCGTATCCGTCCAAAAATCGGTGATGATCCGGAAAATCCTAAACGTATTAAAACTGTACGCAGTAAAGGTTATCTGTTTGTAAAAGAAACAAACGGAATGTAA
- a CDS encoding SPFH domain-containing protein encodes MSGASIIVLAILLFAGVTIFKGVRIVPQGYKWIVQRLGKYHTTLNPGLNFVIPYVDEVAYKVTTKDIVLDIPSQEVISRDNAVMVMNAVAYINLTTPEKAVYGIENYTWAIQNLVQTSLRSIVGEMDLDDALSSRDHIKAKLKAAISDDIADWGITLKTVEIQDIQPSHTMQAAMEAQAAAERQRRATVTKADGEKQAAILEADGRLEASRRDAEAQVVLAESSQKAISMVTSAVGDKEIPVAYLLGEQYVKAMQDMAKSSNAKTVVLPADVLSTIRGIMGRNG; translated from the coding sequence ATGTCTGGTGCTTCAATTATTGTTTTAGCAATCCTGCTGTTTGCAGGTGTAACCATTTTTAAAGGGGTGCGGATTGTACCTCAGGGTTATAAATGGATTGTTCAGCGTCTGGGTAAATATCACACCACACTGAATCCAGGATTAAACTTTGTCATTCCTTATGTGGACGAAGTTGCTTATAAAGTCACAACCAAAGATATCGTTCTGGATATTCCATCTCAGGAAGTGATTTCCAGGGATAATGCGGTCATGGTAATGAATGCAGTTGCCTACATTAACCTGACCACGCCTGAAAAAGCCGTCTATGGTATTGAAAATTATACCTGGGCGATTCAGAACCTGGTTCAGACTTCACTACGGTCTATTGTCGGTGAAATGGATCTGGATGATGCACTGTCTTCACGTGATCATATCAAAGCTAAACTCAAAGCCGCAATTTCTGATGATATTGCAGACTGGGGAATTACCCTGAAAACTGTTGAAATTCAGGATATTCAGCCATCGCATACCATGCAGGCAGCCATGGAAGCTCAGGCTGCAGCTGAACGTCAGCGTCGTGCAACGGTTACCAAAGCTGACGGTGAAAAACAGGCAGCGATCCTGGAAGCTGATGGTCGTCTGGAAGCCTCACGCCGTGACGCAGAAGCTCAGGTGGTACTGGCAGAATCTTCTCAGAAAGCCATTTCCATGGTGACTTCAGCTGTGGGCGACAAAGAAATTCCCGTGGCTTATCTGCTGGGTGAACAGTATGTAAAAGCCATGCAGGATATGGCTAAATCCAGCAATGCTAAAACTGTGGTACTTCCTGCCGATGTATTAAGCACCATCCGTGGCATCATGGGTCGCAACGGCTAA